The Amycolatopsis coloradensis sequence CCGCGTACGGGAAATCCGAGGACGACGTCCGCCCGATCTTCCGCAAGTACCTGGAGGCGGGCGGGAACTTCATCGACACCGCGGACTTCTACACCGCGGGTGAGAGCGAGACCATCCTCGGCCGCCTCATCGCCGAGGCGAAGGTGCGCGACAGGGTCGTGCTCACCACCAAGTACACCAACAGCGTCGACCCCGGCGACCCGAACGCGGGCGGCAACGGGCGCAAGCACCTGATCAGGGCGCTGGAAGCGTCGTTGCGGCGGCTGGGCACCGACCACGTAGATCTCTTCCTGCTGCACACCTGGGACCGCGTCACACCGGCGGAAGAGGTGATGCGCACGTTCGACGACCTGGTGCGCGCGGGGAAGATCCGCTACGCCGGGCTCTCCGACGTACCCGCCTGGTACGCCGCCCGGGCGCAGAGCTTCGCCGAGGCGAACGCGCTCACCCCGGCCGTCAATCTCCAGCTGCCCTACTCGCTCGTGGAAAGGACGATCGAGACCGAGCACGTGCCGATGGGACAGCATCTCGGGCTCGGCATCACCGCGTGGAGCCCGCTGGCCGGCGGGTTCCTCACCGGCAAGTACCGCCAGACCGGCGAGACCACGAGCGGTGACGGCAGGCTGAGCGATCCGGGGAACGCCGGGAAGTCGTGGACGGACCGCGACTGGGCACTGCTGAAACCGCTGGAGAAGGTCGCTGACGAACTCGGCGTCACGATGGCCCAGGTCGCGATCAACTGGGTCGCGACCCAGCCGGGCGTCGCGGCCGCGATCGTCGGGGCGAGCAGCGCCGATCAGCTGGGCAAGAGCATGGCCGCACTGGACTTCACGCTTCCGCCGGACCTGCGGGCGCTCCTCGACGAGGCCAGTGCCGTCCCGCCGGAGTCGGTGTACCGGATGTTCACGCCCGCGTATCAGAATTGGGTGATCAGCCCCGGGGTGAAGGTCGGGGACAAGCCGGCGGGGTACGTGCCCGCGGTGCGGAACTGGTGAGCTGACCATCGGCGTGCCCACGATCTGTTGCCGTTTCGCGGCGACGGGCCGTGGGCGTTGCGCAGGCGGACCTTCACCTCGCCGCCCCTCCGCGTCGCCGATTCGCGGCAACGGGCCGTGGGGTCACCCGGAGCGTCGCCGTTTCGCGGCAACGGGCCGTGGGGTCACCCAGAGCGTCGCCGTTTCGCGACCACCCATCGAAAGGTGGCCCCGGCGTCCAGCCCCCTCCACCGCGGCCGTCGCCGTTTCGCGGCAACGACCCACGCTCGCCATGCCTGCCAGAGACACGCGGTATAGACCGTTATACGGCTCCTATCCGCGAGATCGACATGAGGTCGCGCGGATGCTTCGGCAGTGCCCCCAGGCAGGTCACCCTGATTACGCCGGACCGAGGAACTCCCCCCGCCACCGCCGCGAACTCCGCCGGATTGGTGCCGTGCACCAGATGCCCCGCGTCGTCGATGGTCACCAGGCGGCAGTCCGGGATCAGCCCGCACATCCGCTCCAGCGACTCCCGGGTGACGTGGCTGGCCGGCCCGCCGCTGACCAGCAGGGTGGGCGCGGTGATCGCGGCGAGCCGGTCCCACCAGACGGGGTCGGCGTGCGCAGTTCGGCCATGATCGGGGTCGATCAGCCGCCAGTCGAACGGCAACCGCTCGGGCGGCTCCTGCGCGGGAGCCAACGGCTCCAAGGGCCCGAGAGGAGGCGGCGCAGTGTCCTCGACGACCAGCCGCCGGACGCGTCCCGGCAGGCGCTGGGCGAGCAGCACGGCGACCCGGCCGCCCAGATCCGCCCGTTCCCCCAGAAGATCGGTCACCTCGTCGGCCATCGCCGCGAGCGAGTACTTCTCCGCGTGAGCACTGTCGCCGTGTCCCGGCAGATCGACGGCCAGCACACGACGACCGGCCAGCCGGGCGCCGAAATCGCCCCAAGTGCCCGATCCTCTGCCCAAGGCGTGCAGCAGGACCACGGCACTCCCGCCCACGGACCGTCTCTCGAACGGCGAGCGTCACGCCCGCAAGTGCGCCCGGTCCGGCGCGACGGCGTGCTGAAGCGGCTCCCCGAGCACGAACCGCCGTAGCTCTCGCGCGACGAGTTCACCCATCCGAGCGCGTTCGGCGCCCAGCGCGCCCGCCAGATGCGGGGTGAGCACCACGTTCGGCAACGTGTACAGCGGCGAGTCCGGCTCGGGCGGTTCGGGCCAGGTGACGTCGAGGATCGCCGTGAGATCGGGCCGCTCGCGCAGCACCGGGACGACCGACGGCTCGTCGACGACGGCGCCGCGGGCGGTGTTGATCAAGGTCGCGCCGATGCCCATCCTCGCCACCAGCTCCCCGTCGACCAGACCTTCGGTCTCGGGGAGCAGTGGCGCGTGCAGACTGACCACGGGACACGTGGCGAACAGTTCGTCCAGGCCCACCAGCCGCACGCCGAGACCGTCGGCCGTCGCCGGGTCGACGACGGGGTCGCTCGCGAGCACGTCCACGTCGAAACCGCGCAAATGCGACGCGACGAGAGCACCGATCTCGCCGAGGCCGAGCAGCCCGACCCGGGACCGGTAGGCACCCGCGACCCTCGGGTCCGGCGGGTAGGCTCGCCGCTCCCGGATCTCCCGGGAGATCCGGTGCACCTGCTTGAGTCCTAAGAGGACCTGGGCAAGGGTGAACTCGGCGACCGGGATGGCGTTCGCGGCCGCGGCGGATACGATCGGCAGCTCGCGCGCCCAGAACTCGGGCGTGGTCAGCGGCCGGACCGAGCCGGCGGCGACGAACACGGCCCGCAGGTCCCGCGCGTGTCCCAGGAGGACGGAGTCCAGCGCCGGGGCACCCCAGCCGGACAGCAGGATTTCGACCCCTTCCAGTGCCGCCGGGTCCTCCGCCAGCCGCTCACGGGTGAGCGGCTCACGCAGGTCCACCAGCGTTTCGATCTCCTTCAGCACCGCCTCGGGATAAACGTCGTCGCGGCGGCGTTCCTCCATCACGAGAAGTGCCGTCGGCCGGTGTCGCAGCTCGGTCATTCCTACCTCCGCGGCGACCATACATCGGATGCTTGACCCGGTCCACGCGCGGCGAGTCCCACGCAGAGGCGACCAGGGGCGATTGAAATTCGTAATGATCGGACCATTGACCGGAGACCGGGAAAGCGCTTACCGTCCCCTCCGAGGTAGACAGCGTGGTCCACAGTGAACAGGAGATGCGATGCGGAAATCGCGGTGGATCGGCGTGGGACTCACTGTCTCAGCGCTGGTCCTTTCGGGCTGCTCGGCAGGCCCCGCCGGAACGAACGTCGCGCAGGACACCAAGGCGCCGTTGGAACTGTGGACCCGGACGACCCCCGGCGGCCCTGGTGAACAGGCCACCAAGCGGCTCGCGGAAGCCTTCGAGAAGGCCACGGGATTCAAGGTGCAGGTCACCGCGATCTTCGACGACTTCGAGACGAAGCTCGCCCAGCGGGCCGCCCAGCGCGACCTGCCGGACATCGTGATGAACGACGTCACGCAGCTGGGCACGCTGAAGAGCCAGGGTCTCGTCCGCGAGGTCGAGCCGGGCAAGATCAAGCACACCTCGGAACTCACCGAGCAGGCCCTGAAGTCGAACCAGACAGCGGACGGCAAGCTGTACGGCCTGCCCTACAGCGCGCAGGCCTCGGCGCTGCTCATCCGCAAGGACTGGCGGGAGAAGCTCGGCAAGAGCGTCCCGCAGAGCTGGGCCGAGCTGGCGGACCTCGCCAAGGCCTTCACCACCGGCGACCCCGACGGCAACGGCAAGGCCGACACCGCGGGCCTGAACGCGACGCTGTCGACCAAGCGGGGCTACGCCTCCTGGTACTTCTCGAACTTCCTCTGGGCCGCCGGCGGCGACTTCATCTCCGAGACCGGTGGTGGCAAGTACAAGCCGGCGATGAGCACACCCGAATCCGTGGCCGCGGTGCAGTGGTTCCGCGACCTCGGCTGCAAGGACAACGTCATCCAGCCCGGTTCGGTCACCATGCCGACCCCGGCGACCAACGAGACCTTCGAAGCGGGCAAGGCCGGGATGTACGTCGTCGGCCCGTACCTGCTGCCGCGGTTCGACAAGTCGCTCGGCAAGGACAAGTACGAGGTCGTCCCGATGCCGAAGGGCGCCAAGAACGCCGACGTCCTCGCCGAGGGCCTGTCGATCTACATGATGGCCGGTTCGCCGAACCAGGCCGGGCAGGACGCCTTCGGTGACTTCGCGATCTCGGTCGACGGCCAGAAGATCGGCATGGAGGGCGAATCGGCCTTCATCGTGCAGCTTCCGGTGAACAAGAACGTCGACATCACCCAGGTCCGCTCCGACCCGCGCTGGAAGACCTACGCCGAGATCTACACCAAGTCCGGCCACTACGCGCCGTCCATCCCGAACTGGACGCCGGTCCGCCAGGACACCGCCGACACGATCAGCGCGCTCGTGGCCGACTGCAAGCTCGATCTCAAGGCGGAACTGTCCAAACTCGACACCAAGCTCACCGCGACCTTGCAGCAACAGGGGATCAGCGCCTCATGACCGTAGATCACGCCAAGCCGGCGGCCGTCGGCGCGGACCGTCCCGCCGTCAAGCGGGCACCCGCGCCGAAGGCCCGCAGGCGCAGCGACCGCGACGGGAAGTGGTGGACGCCGTGGCTGTTCCTGGCCCCCGCCCTGATCCTGTTCGTGTACTTCAAGTTCATCCCGATGATCACCGCGGTGACGATGTCCTTTCAGGACGTCCAGCCGTACCTGGGCAACCAGTGGGTCGGCGGGCAGAACTACAGCACCGTCCTCGGTGACGAGGCGTTCCACTCCGCGATCTGGCACACCATCGTGATCGCGGTCGGGCAGACCGCGGGATCGATGATCATCGGCCTCGCCCTCGCCCTGCTGATGGAGGGCCAGAGCAAGCGGCTGAAGTTCCTGCGGTCGGCGGCGTTCCTGCCGGTGGTCGTGCCGATCGCGGTGGTCGCCGAACTCTGGCGGATCATGTACCACCCGACCGAGGACGGGATGCTGAACTCCATCCTCGGCCTGGTCGGGCTCGGCCCGTCGGGCTTCATCAACGATCCCGACAGCTCGATGATCTCGGTCATCATCACCGGGATCTGGCGCGGCGCCCCGTACGACATGATGATCTTCCTCGCGGGCCTCGCCGGAATCGACAGGGGACTCTACGAAGCGGCCACTGTGGACGGTGCCTCGCGCTGGCGCAAGATCCTCCACGTGACGCTGCCGGGCCTGAGGTCGGTGTTCTCGATCCTGTTCGTCCTCGCGGCGATCCGTGGCCTGCGGGTGTTCACCGAGGTGTTCCTGCTGACCAACGGCGGGCCGAACGGCTCGACCGAGGTGGCGATGACCCTGATCTACAAACTCGGCCTGGAACAGAACCGGCTGGGCGTCGGTGCGGCGGGCGCGGTCCTGCTGTTCCTTGCGACGCTCGTGCTGACCTTGTTCGTCCAGGTGCTCCGACGGAGGCGAGACGCATGACCGCGGCCAACGATTCCGCACTCGGCCTCGACGCCGTCAAGTCACCGGCCGGGCGGATCCTGAAGTTCGTCCTGTACGCCCTGCTGCTCCTGGTGTTCGCGGGACCACTGCTGGCACTGCTGGTCAGCGCGTTCAACGACGTCTCCGATCCGACGGCGCTGAGCGTCGTCCCGTCCAGCCCGACCCTGGACAACTTCGGCATCGCCTTCGACCTCGGTGTGGGGATGTACCTCCTCAACTCGTTCCTGGTGGTCGGCTTCGGCCTGCTGCTGCAGGTCGTGATCTCGGTGCTGGCCGGCTACGCGCTGGCGCGCAAGAAGTTCCGGTTCATGACCTTCGTGCTGGTCGCGATCCTGGCGACGCTGATGCTCCCGGAGGAGATCCTCGCGATCCCGCTGTCGCTGATCCTGTCGGATCTGCCGGTGGTGCATCTGAACCTGATCGGCAGCCTCGCCGGGATGATCGTGCCACTGGGCGCGTGGGCCTTCTCGATCCTGGTGATGACCGAGTTCATGAAGGACGTCCCTCGCGAGCTCGAAGAGGCCGCGCGGATCGACGGGGCCGGCGACCTGCGGATCTTCGCCCAGATCATCCTCCCGATGTGCAAGCCCGCGCTCGGCGTGATCGGCGTCTTCGGCTTCACGATGATCTGGGACCAGTACCTGCTGCCGTTGCTGGTGTCGACCGATGCTTCGACCTACACCCTGCCGCTGGCCCTGCGGACCCTGCGGATCGACACGAACGTCACGCCCGGCGTGATCATGGCCGCGTCGCTGCTGGCGCTGCTCCCGTCGGTCGCCGCGTTCCTGTTCTTCCAGCGTTCGTTCGTCCGCGGCCTCGCCTCGGGCGCGCTCAAGGGCTGACTCACCAAAGACAATCAAGGAGCGATCCTGCAGTGAGTTCCACCGCCTGGTTCACCCACGACAGGTTCGGGATGTTCGTCCACTGGGGACTGTATTCCCTCGCCGCCCGGCACGAATGGGTGCAGAACCGCGAAAAGCTGACCGACGAGCAGTACCGGGTGTACTTCGACCACTTCGAACCGGACAAGTACGACCCGCGTTCCTGGGCGCGCGCCGCGAAGGCCGCGGGCATGACCTACGTCGTGTTGACCACCAAGCACCACGACGGTTTCTGCCTGTGGGACAGCGACCTCACCGACTTCAAGGTGACGAACACGCCGTACGGCAAAGACCTGCTCGGCCCGTTCGTCGGCGCCTGCCGCGAAGAGGGTTTGAAGGTCGGCTTCTACCACTCGCTGATCGACTGGCACCACCCCGCGTTCCCCGTCGACGGCACCCATCCCCGCCGTGACGATGCCGAGTACATCGCGGCGCACCAGTACGCCGACATCGCCGAGTACCAGCTCTATCTGCACGGTCAGGTGCGCGAACTGCTCACCCGCTTCGGCACGATCGACTACCTGTTCTTCGACTTCTCCTACAAGGGCCGCAAGGAATGGTGGGGCGGCAAGGGGCCGGACGACTGGGACTCCCCCGGCCTGCTCGCGCTCGTCCGCGAACTCCAGCCCGGCATCCTGGTCAACGACCGCACCGGGATCCCTGGCGACTTCATCACCCCGGAGCAGTACCAGCCGTCCGGCCCGATGACCCGCGACGGCGTCCCGGTGGTGTGGGAGGCGTGCCAGACACTGAACGGCAGCTGGGGTTACGACCGCGACAACCTCGACTACAAGAGCCCGGAACTGCTCATCCGGATGCTGGTCGACGGCGTGTCCAAGGACGGCAACCTGCTGCTCAACGTAGGCCCGAACGGCCGGGGTGAGATCGACCCCCGTGCGCACGAAGTCCTCGCCGAGATCGGCCACTGGATGGACCGGCACGAACGGTCCATCCGCGGCTGCGGTCCCAGCGAGTTCACCGCGCCCGCCGACGGCCGCTACACCCAGCGCGGTGACCGGCTGTACCTGCACCTGTTCAGCTGGCCGATGAACCACGTCCACCTGCCCGGGCTCGCCGGGCGGGTGCGCTACGCCCAGTTGCTCGACGACGCCTCGGAAATCCGGCAGGTGCACACGGATCCCGGGCAGACCGCGCAGAACACCCAGATGGGCGGGCAGCCGGAAGGCACGCTCACCCTGAAACTCCCCATCCGGAAACCGGACACCCCGGTCCCGGTGATCGAACTGTTCCTGAGCAAAGAAAGCCCCGCCGCCGAAACCCTCCCCACCGATTGAGCACGGAGGCATCATGGATCGCAGAAGGTTCCTCAGCGGCGCCACCCTCGGCGCCGCGCTGATCACCGTCCCCTGGGTCACCGCGGGCACGGCGTCGGCCAAACCGAAGGGGCTGTGCGCCCTGAACGTCAGTTCGCTGACCGAACTGCAGAACGCGATCAACCAGGCGGGCCCCGGTGACGTCATCACCGTGAACAACGGGACGTACACCGTGCCGTCGGGCAAGCCGATCGTCATCAAGGGCAGGCGCGGCACGAAGGACCAGCCGATCTCCATCGTCGCCCAGTCCCGCGGCGGGGTGACCTTCAACGGTGAGCAGAGTTTCGTCTTCGACGACTCCACCGGCGTCACGCTCAGCGGGTTCAATTTCCGGCAGAGCACCACGCTGGAGATCCCGGCGAACTGTTCGCGGATCCGCCTGACCCGCAACGACTTCCAGCTGGCCGACATCGAAGGCCTGCACTGGGTGATGGTCCGCGCCGACTACAGCAAGGTCGACCGCAACCACTTCCACCACAAGACGACGCTCGGCGTCATGCTCTGCATCGAGGGCGCGGACGAAGACAAGATGGCGACCGGCGTCCACGTCGTGCGGAACTACTTCTCCGACCACACCTTCCCCGGCGACAACGGCGGCGAGCCGATCCGGCTCGGCGTCAGCCCGCGCGCGCTGAGCACCGCCGGCGCCACGGTGGAGTACAACCTGTTCGAACGCGCGAACGGCGACCCGGAGGCGATCTCGATCAAGTCGTCGGGCAACTTCATCCGCAACAACACCATCCGGAACAGCCTCGGCGGCATCGTGCTGCGCCACGGGAACAAGTCCGTCGTCGAATCCAACTTCATCCTCGGCGGCAAGGAAGGCATCCGGATCTACGGCAACGACCACAAGATCCTCAACAACTACGTCGCCGGAGTGTCCGGCAGCGCGCTGGTCGTCGGCAGCGGCTCCGTTCGGGACCACTTCCCGGGTGAATCGAAGGAATCACGGCGCGGCAACGACGCTGCGGACCGCGTGCTCATCGCGCACAACACGCTGCTGAACAACGGCGGCACGCTCGCCGGCGAGACCAAACGGACGATCGAACCACGCGATTGCACGATCTCCGACAACATCTTCGTCGGCGGCAACGGCGACCTGGTCGCGATGAGCACCACGGGCAACTTCACCTGGTCCGGCAACATCCTGTGGGGTTCGGGCGGGGACGGGAACATCCCGGCGGGGACCTTCCGCCGGGTCGACCCGAAGCTCGTACAGGGCACCGACGGGGTCTCGCGGCTCGCCGCGGGCAGCCCGGCGATCGACGCGGCGACCCTGTCGACCGCACCGGTCACGTTGGACATCGACGGTCAGGCTCGCGGCAGCCTGCGTGACGTCGGCGCCGACGAGTACTCGACGGCCGCCATCGCCAACCGGCCGCTCACCACCGCGGACGTCGGCCCCGGCGCTCCGTAGCGAAGCCGGGCTCACGCCGGCGGCAGCCCACGNGGCCGGACGTCGCGATCGTCGTGTCCGGCGGCGGATCGTCGCTGTCCGAGCTGGCCGGGCTGGTCGTGGACCGCGTCGGCACACGCCGGCGTGAGCCCACCGCACCACCGAGTGCCCGTTGGCGGAGCCGAAGAAGTACCCGAGAAGCGACCAAACGCGTGAACCCGCCTCGGCCGAAGGCCCGCCGTCGCGGTGGCAGGGCGCCCTGCCGACGTCGATCGCGGTCGCGGGTTCACCGCCAGACTCCGAGGAGGAACCATGGCGCAGCGCGCCGCGGGTTCGGCCACCCTGGCCGACGTCGCCCGCGAGGCCGGAGTGTCGCTCGCGACGGCGTCGAGGGCGCTCAACGGCGGGACCAGACAGGTCAGCCTGACGCTGCGCGAATCGGTCCTGCGGGCCGCGGAACGGCTGCAGTACACGGCGAACGTGCCCGCGCAGGCGATGGCCCGCGGCCGCGGCAACGTCGTCGGGCTGCTGGTGCACGACATCGTCGACCCGTACTTCTCCTCGATCGCGTCGGGTGTGATGCGCGTGGCGGCGCGACACGGGCTGACGGTCACCATCGCCAGTACCGAGAACCATCCGGAGAAGGAACTCGAGTACGTCACCACGTTGCGAGGGCAACGAGCGCGAGCGGTCATCCTCGCCGGGTCGCGTAACGAAGACAGTGCCCTGCAACGGAGCCTGACCAAGGAACTCAAGGCGTTCGAGGCCGCCGACGGTCAGGTCGTGGTGATCGGCCAGCGGAAGCTGCCGTTCGACACCGTCATGCTGGAGAACCGGGCCGGAGCGGCGGATCTGGCGGAGAACCTCGCCGTGCTCGGGCATCGGGACTTCCTCGTGCTCGCCGGGCCGCCCGGCCTGCTGACGTCGCGGGATCGTGTCCTCGGTTTCCGTGACGGGCTCGCCCGGCACGGTATCCCGCTGCCCGAGAACCACGTGCTGCGGGCGGAATTCACCCGCGACGGCGGCTACGCGGCGATGGTGCGCGCGATCGAGAACGGCTTCCGCGGCTGCGTTTTCGCGGTCAACGACGTGATGGCCGTCGGCGCGATGGCCGCCTGCCGCGACCGTGGGCTGCTGGTCCCCGCGCAGATCGCGATCGCCGGGTTCGACGACATTATTACGTTGCGCGACATAAGGCCTTCGCTGTCGACTGTGCGTGTGCCGATCGAGCGCATGGGAGAACAAGCACTCGATTTCATCCTCGACGACCGCGCGGCCGCTCCCCGGGTCAAGCCGATCACCGGTGAGGTCGTGCTGCGCGAAAGCACTCGACCGTTGGAGGGAAAATGATCCGCCCGGGACTGTGTTCGGTGACGCTGCGGCGGCTGGACGCCGACGAAGTCGCCAGCCGCGCCGAAAAGGCGGGCCTGCGAGTGATCGAGTGGGGCGCGGACGTCCATGTGCGCCCTGGTGACGACTGGGCGGCCGAGCGCGCGTTCGAGGCCATGGCACGGCACGGGCTGACCTGCGACTCCTACGGTTCCTACTTCCGCGCCACCCCGGTGGAGGCCGGGAAGTTCGGCGACATCGCCGCCACCGCGGTCCGGCTCGGCGCCTCGCGGATCCGGGTGTGGGCGGGCAAAGCAGGCTCCGAGGACGTCGACCCCGACGAACGCGAGCAGGTCGCCGCCGGTCTCCGCGAGGCCGCCGACGTCGCGAACGAACACGGTCTGGAGGTCGCGCTGGAGTTCCACGGCGGGACGCTGACCGACACCGCGGAATCGACCGTCCGGCTGCTCGAAGAGGTCGGCCGCGACAATCTCGGCACCTACTGGCAACCGCCGCAGGACCTGCCGGACGACCAGGCGCTGGCCGGCCTGGAACTGGTGCTCGACCACGTGCGCGCGGTGCACGTCTTCTCGTGGTGGCCCAGCAACGAGCGGCATCCGCTGACCTTCCGGGCGGACCTGTGGACGCGGGCGTTCGGCCTGCTCGCCAAGACCGGACGGCCGCTCGACGCGCTGCTGGAATTCGTCCCGGACAACGATCCGGACCTGCTCCCCGGCGAGGCCGACTCGCTGCGGAAGCTGATCGAGGCGGGCGCGTGAGGTTCACCGAAACCGACAGGCTGCTCTTCGCCGGCGACTCCATCACCGACTCCAGCCGTGACCGCACCGATCCCGCGTCGCTGGGCAAGGGTTATGTCCGGCAGATCGCGGACTTCCTCGGTGACGGACCGGAGGTGATCAACAGAGGCGTCAACGGAAACCGGATCTACGACCTCGAAGCCCGGTGGGCCACCGACGTCCTCGCGGCGCGCCCCACGGTGCTGACGGTGAAGATCGGCATCAACGACACCTGGCGGACCTTCGATCGCGGCCTGTCGAGCCCGATCGGGAAGTTCCGTGCCGCCTACACCCGGCTGCTGGCCGGTGCGCGGGAGCACCTCCCGGCCGAGTTGTACGTGATCACGCCGTTCCTGCTGCCGGTGGAGCCGGGACAGCGGGAGTGGCTCGGTGATCTGGCGCCCCGCGTCGAAGCGGCGATCGACGTGGCGACCGAGTTCGGCGCGCGGCTGGTGCGCGCGGACCTGTTCATGCCGCGCGCGGCGGCCGAGCACGGGGCGGCGACGCTCGCCCCGGACGGCGTCCACCCCAGCCCGCTGGGTCACCGGTTACTCGCTGAAGCATGGCTCGCGGCGGCCGGTGCGCCGGTCGAGGAGGCCAGGCTCACTTAGCGGATAC is a genomic window containing:
- a CDS encoding SGNH/GDSL hydrolase family protein, which encodes MRFTETDRLLFAGDSITDSSRDRTDPASLGKGYVRQIADFLGDGPEVINRGVNGNRIYDLEARWATDVLAARPTVLTVKIGINDTWRTFDRGLSSPIGKFRAAYTRLLAGAREHLPAELYVITPFLLPVEPGQREWLGDLAPRVEAAIDVATEFGARLVRADLFMPRAAAEHGAATLAPDGVHPSPLGHRLLAEAWLAAAGAPVEEARLT